CACAAAGTTGGTGGAACCGCCTACAGCAGCATTTACTTTTATGGCGTTATCGAAGGCTTTGCGGGTTAAGATATCAGAGAGTTTCACATCTTCGCGCACCATATCTACAATGCGTCTGCCGGAAAGCTGGGCTAATACTTTCCTGTTGGCGTCTGCGGCAGGAATAGCAGCATTGCCGGGAAGTGAAAGACCCAATGCCTCTACCATGCAGGCCATGGAAGAAGCGGTGCCCATTACGGCACAATGTCCGCGGCTGCGGCACATACCTGATTCAGCGATGTTAAGGTCTTCTTCCGTCATTGCGCCGGAACGCAGGTCAGCGGCAAAGCGCCAGATATCGCTGGTACCGATATCCCTGCCATTGTATTTGCCGGTGAGCATAGCGCCGCCGGATACCACGATGGTGGGCAGGTTTACACTACAGGCTCCCATAACGAGGGAAGGAGTGGTCTTATCACATCCACATAATAATACGACACCGTCCAGTGGATTGGCACGTATGGATTCTTCCACATCCATGCTTACCAGGTTGCGGAAAAGCATGGTAGTAGGTTTCATGAGGGTTTCGCCCAAAGACATCACCGGGAATTCAACAGGAAAACCACCGGCTTCCAGGATACCTCTTTTTACAGATTCCGCTAATTCCCTGAAGTGCGCATTGCAAGGGGTCAGCTCAGACCAGGTATTACAAATTCCAATAACAGGCTTCCCTTTAAATTCATCGGAAGGAATACCCTGATTTTTCATCCAGGCTCTGTATATAAACCCGTCTTTCCCCTCTTTTCCAAACCATTGTTGACTTCTTAATGATCCTTGCATTTGCTACAGTTTATTCGAAATAAAAAATTCATCGAATAAAAGTATCTCCTGGCAAGCGTTAAAAATGTTACTGGCTTATCCATATTTGTAACCTTATTAACTATATCATCTTTCCGCGCCATAACGGAATCCCGGTTGCTTTTCAGGGAGTTGCTAAAAACAAGCTTTCTGTTGCAGGGTTAAATATGGCTATAAAAAAAGAACGGGATTCCCACCGTGTAGAAAGCCCGTTCTGTTCTCAGCAGGAGGAAACTGCTATAAATTTCTTTTATACGAAAGTAGAATTTCTGACTTCTACTACGGAGTAAAATTTCTTCTTTTTAGAGAGTTGCCATACAAAGCTTTCTCCTTTTTTCAGGCCCATCAATGCTAATCCAAATGGGGTCAGTGCAGATATATTGCCATTCCATTCGTCGGTTTCATTGGGAGGCACCAGTTTATATTCAAGATTTGTTCTGGTGATGGTGTCCCGTATAATGACGGTAGAATACAGGCGGGAAGCCGTATTCGGGAAATCATCATTGCTCAGCACATTTGCTTTACTCATCTTTTCAAGATGTTCTTTTTGCAGATGCTGATCATACATCAATTTCGGTGAATTACTTTTAAGATATTGGGTTAAAATGTCGTGGTCTTCCTTCAGCATCAAGAGTTGCTCGTTATTTTCTGTTGTCATAGTCCTGATTTATTTAAATACAATAAGAATGCTGATGCTATCCAATGAGGAAGCAACAGCAAGTTTCATCCGCCGGAATATTTATTCCGGCAACATAAAGTACCCCGAACCGCAAATGAAACTAACGGAGCGGGGATAAATTATTGAAATCCTTAAAGTTTGAAAAGAAGTACAGTCGTCCGCAGGTAAACGGGGTCACACCGACCAATTGAAGAAGATTGGCCGATGAAAAGAAGACGAATATGGAATATAGATTTTTCACGACTTGCGAAGATACGGAATATATAGTTAATGGAGAAGTCTGGAGAGGGTTGCTAACGACACTGCACCCTATCGGGTATAATACAACGAGAATAAACAGGTTTATACCTCATAGGGTATAAATTAATATTTTCTACTTATATTTATACCCTATAAGGTATATTAAAGCGATGATTAACACACATTATTTATCAAATTTCGTTCGACATAGCAGAAGTAACCTGGGTTTAACACAGGTTGAGCTGGCAGAAAGAGCCGGAGTTGGTTTACGTTTCATACGTGAACTGGAACAGGGGAAAACCACATTGAGAATGGATAAGGTAAACCAGGTGCTATCGCTTTTCGGTTATGGACTGATCCCCGGGAAAGAATTAGATCCTTTTGACGTTTATGAAAAAAACTTTAATCAGAATGTGCGTATTTCATTAAAGAATAAATCTATTTGGGATGGGTTTATAACCGGAACAATCAAGGAAGGGGGAATAATATCAGCATGGCAGTTTGTGAAAAAAAATGATATCATCAAATATCAGCAAACAAAAGATGTACAATTAATAACAACCATTCCCCACCACGAAATTGAAAGAATTGTAAACATATAATTTATGCAAAGGGCCGGAAAGGTATTCTTCAAAGATATAATAGCAGGAATTGTTTGGCAGGACGAAGATGGTTATGGATTTGTCTACGACGAACAGTATCTTCAATCAGCAAACCCGATACCAGTGAGCTTTACACTTCCCCTGCGCAGTGAAGCATACAGAAGTAATACCATGATTCCTTTTTTTGATGGATTGATACCAGAAGGTTGGTTGCTCGACATTGCTGTAAAAAACTGGAAGTTGAACGAACGGGATCGGATGGGTTTATTATTATCTGCTTGTCGTGATTGTATCGGAGCAGTAAGCATTCAGGCTATTGAATCAAATGAAATCACATGAAAGAAAACAGGTGTTTATATTGCTATTTACCATTGTCTGATGAAGAAAAAGACTTTCATCCCCGATGCAGCAAGATGTTCTTTGGAACGCCTACACCACCTGCGTTGGATT
The Chitinophaga sp. MM2321 DNA segment above includes these coding regions:
- a CDS encoding GreA/GreB family elongation factor, with amino-acid sequence MTTENNEQLLMLKEDHDILTQYLKSNSPKLMYDQHLQKEHLEKMSKANVLSNDDFPNTASRLYSTVIIRDTITRTNLEYKLVPPNETDEWNGNISALTPFGLALMGLKKGESFVWQLSKKKKFYSVVEVRNSTFV
- a CDS encoding helix-turn-helix transcriptional regulator, producing the protein MINTHYLSNFVRHSRSNLGLTQVELAERAGVGLRFIRELEQGKTTLRMDKVNQVLSLFGYGLIPGKELDPFDVYEKNFNQNVRISLKNKSIWDGFITGTIKEGGIISAWQFVKKNDIIKYQQTKDVQLITTIPHHEIERIVNI
- a CDS encoding HipA N-terminal domain-containing protein gives rise to the protein MQRAGKVFFKDIIAGIVWQDEDGYGFVYDEQYLQSANPIPVSFTLPLRSEAYRSNTMIPFFDGLIPEGWLLDIAVKNWKLNERDRMGLLLSACRDCIGAVSIQAIESNEIT